The following coding sequences lie in one Arachis ipaensis cultivar K30076 chromosome B03, Araip1.1, whole genome shotgun sequence genomic window:
- the LOC110269511 gene encoding uncharacterized protein LOC110269511, whose translation MAPYETLYGKKCQFLLCWYEAGEKSLLGPEMIAKTTEQGKKIRNRMLIAQSRQKSYADQRWKSLEFEEGDNVFLKLWKYTTDASHVLEPESIKLKEDLTLQVTPVRIDDTSIKWLRKKEVSLVKVAWSRAGIEEHSWELESEMRTDYPHLFSVVFVTSDFGGGWEVQRSRKGEY comes from the exons ATGGCTCCATATGAGACTCTGTATGGGAAAAAGTGCCAATTtctgctatgttggtatgaagctggggagAAAAGCTTGTTAGGGCCTGAAATGATAGCTAAAACCACTGAACAGGGCAAGAAAATTCGAAATAGGATGCTCATTGCTCAGAGTCGACAGAAGAGTTATGCCGATCAGAGGTGGAAATCCTTGGAGTTTGAGGAAGGAGATAATGTTTTTCTTAAG CTTTGGAAGTACACtactgatgctagccatgtgttagaacctgaatccaTTAAGTTAAAAGAGGATTTGACACTCCAAGTGACTCCCGTCAGAATTGACGACACCAGTATTAAATGGTTGCGCAAAAAGGAAGTTTCGTTAGTCAAAGTTGCATGGAGTCGGGCCGGTATTGAGGAGCACAGTTGGGAACTTGAATCGGAAATGCGGACAGACTATCCACACCTATTCTCAG TTGTGTTTGTAACAAGTGATTTTGGTGGCGGTTGGGAGGTTCAGAGGAGTCGGAAAGGGGAGTATTAG